A DNA window from Nocardia higoensis contains the following coding sequences:
- a CDS encoding replication protein RepB, which yields MNSSGKAETTARRSMSAREGAAKLGVSPRTIRRLVAEPRDDFETRARERRERAAELRAGGATYKQIADELGCSVGAVGGLLHIARRDGLLVDERSSAQA from the coding sequence GTGAACTCCTCCGGCAAGGCGGAAACCACCGCCAGGCGCTCAATGTCCGCCCGAGAAGGCGCTGCCAAGCTCGGCGTCTCGCCTCGAACGATCCGTCGCTTGGTCGCCGAACCGCGCGACGACTTCGAAACCCGTGCACGGGAACGCCGCGAACGCGCGGCCGAGCTCAGAGCTGGCGGGGCGACGTACAAGCAGATCGCGGATGAACTGGGCTGTTCGGTCGGCGCGGTTGGGGGCCTTCTTCACATCGCACGCCGCGACGGGCTACTGGTTGACGAACGGTCGTCCGCCCAGGCCTG